In the genome of bacterium, one region contains:
- a CDS encoding NAD-binding protein: MYVIVVGGGKVGYNLTKVLLAEGHEVLLVEKDPARYTKLNEELGETVILGDGAELETLKVTGMNRADVLVAVTGSDEDNLIICQMAKIVYFIPKTIARVNDPKNEEIMQMLGIDVTVNSTRIINTLIEEKVDSSMVIPLLSLQGGNVEIVKIELSKDAPVVNKQIQKIQLPNDCILIAVIRERTVVIPKGETELKPGDTIIAIIPSSSREQFRELFY; encoded by the coding sequence ATGTATGTTATTGTCGTAGGTGGAGGGAAGGTAGGGTATAACTTAACCAAAGTCCTATTAGCAGAAGGACATGAGGTTCTCCTCGTTGAAAAAGACCCAGCTCGATATACCAAACTAAACGAAGAATTAGGCGAAACGGTTATACTCGGTGACGGTGCTGAACTCGAGACCTTAAAAGTTACAGGGATGAACCGGGCAGATGTCTTAGTTGCTGTGACCGGTTCGGATGAAGATAACCTGATTATCTGCCAGATGGCGAAAATTGTTTATTTTATTCCAAAAACTATTGCTCGGGTTAACGATCCGAAAAATGAAGAAATCATGCAAATGCTTGGTATTGATGTTACGGTAAATAGTACTCGAATTATTAATACCTTGATAGAAGAGAAAGTTGATTCGAGTATGGTAATCCCGTTGCTTTCACTACAAGGCGGAAATGTTGAAATTGTTAAAATAGAACTATCAAAAGATGCACCTGTGGTTAATAAACAGATTCAAAAAATACAATTACCTAACGACTGTATTCTAATTGCGGTTATTCGCGAAAGAACGGTGGTTATACCTAAAGGGGAAACAGAACTGAAACCAGGGGATACGATTATCGCAATTATCCCTTCGTCAAGTCGCGAGCAGTTTCGCGAGTTATTCTACTAA
- a CDS encoding TrkA family potassium uptake protein, whose translation MRIVILGCGRVGARLASQLDAEGHKVTIIDENRQAFQHLDENFKGTILVGHGLDDAVIREAELTKIDAFIAVTNSDNMNLMAAQFVKEKFGINRSIARVYDPKRAAAFKEIGIITVCPTIMITEMLKETLFPKISGKKK comes from the coding sequence ATGCGAATCGTCATTTTAGGTTGTGGTCGAGTGGGGGCACGGTTAGCATCCCAGCTAGATGCTGAAGGACATAAAGTTACGATTATAGATGAGAATCGGCAAGCGTTTCAGCATCTCGATGAAAACTTTAAAGGGACAATCCTTGTTGGCCATGGGCTTGACGATGCGGTTATTCGCGAAGCGGAATTAACTAAAATAGATGCATTTATTGCGGTAACTAATTCAGATAATATGAATTTAATGGCAGCACAGTTTGTCAAAGAGAAATTTGGCATTAATCGGAGTATCGCGCGAGTCTATGACCCGAAACGAGCGGCTGCGTTTAAAGAAATTGGGATTATTACGGTTTGCCCGACCATTATGATAACCGAAATGTTAAAAGAAACGTTATTTCCGAAAATATCCGGAAAAAAGAAATAA
- a CDS encoding universal stress protein: MQLTTASETTTNFVSSLLIVPQSTGEISFSWIGLLLALLFTASLSGIMWWMLHPPPMVSRDVAKAIRSVDAIKRILVPTQGTSYSDRGVELACRLGAEQNAEIVLTYIVEVPRTLPLGAKLPKEEEKAKQALDRAEAIVQLRGLPAIRKIERARVAAEEIIRSAKEYDVDMIVMGVRPRVNPAQMVLGKTTDVLLRRAHCEVIIDRPKLEK; this comes from the coding sequence ATGCAATTAACGACTGCTAGCGAAACCACAACTAATTTTGTTTCATCATTATTGATTGTCCCGCAGTCTACCGGGGAAATATCGTTTTCCTGGATAGGATTGCTGCTCGCTCTGCTCTTTACCGCATCGTTGAGCGGGATAATGTGGTGGATGCTGCATCCGCCGCCAATGGTATCTCGTGATGTCGCTAAAGCAATACGGTCGGTTGATGCAATTAAACGAATTCTGGTCCCTACACAGGGAACTTCATATTCTGACCGAGGAGTAGAACTCGCGTGTCGGCTCGGCGCTGAACAGAACGCTGAAATTGTGTTAACGTATATCGTTGAAGTCCCACGAACTTTACCGCTAGGAGCAAAGTTGCCAAAAGAAGAAGAAAAAGCAAAACAAGCGCTTGACCGAGCTGAAGCGATTGTTCAATTACGTGGATTACCCGCGATTCGGAAAATCGAACGTGCCCGAGTTGCAGCGGAAGAAATCATCCGCTCCGCTAAGGAATATGATGTAGACATGATTGTTATGGGCGTTCGTCCTCGGGTTAACCCGGCGCAAATGGTTCTGGGCAAAACTACGGATGTTCTCCTTCGACGCGCTCATTGCGAGGTAATCATCGACCGACCAAAACTAGAGAAATAA